In one Streptomyces sp. NBC_01288 genomic region, the following are encoded:
- a CDS encoding phosphatase PAP2 family protein, translated as MILVAFQGSSIDGEAYSDVVNSAQHAPGWLDSAVSAWSTYGLVVFAVLMVMGWWRARRVGAEAAVTALAVPVVVVAAYGIDSLLKSAVRESRPCRSLHVVTLEACPAPGDWSFPSNHATIAAAAAVALFFVSRRLGAVAAVAALAMAASRVWVGVHYPHDVVAGVVVGALLALGAMTLLRRRPQSLTRRITATRLRPLLVS; from the coding sequence ATGATCCTGGTCGCCTTCCAAGGGTCGTCGATCGACGGCGAAGCCTACTCGGATGTGGTCAACTCCGCCCAGCACGCGCCCGGTTGGCTGGACAGCGCGGTCTCGGCGTGGTCGACGTACGGGCTCGTGGTGTTCGCCGTGCTGATGGTCATGGGCTGGTGGCGGGCGCGCCGGGTCGGTGCCGAGGCGGCGGTGACGGCGCTGGCCGTGCCGGTGGTCGTGGTCGCCGCGTACGGCATCGACTCGCTGCTCAAGTCGGCGGTGCGGGAGAGCCGACCCTGCCGGAGCCTGCACGTGGTGACGCTGGAGGCGTGCCCGGCACCGGGCGACTGGTCCTTCCCCAGCAACCACGCGACGATCGCCGCGGCGGCAGCGGTCGCCCTGTTCTTCGTCTCCCGCCGACTCGGAGCGGTCGCCGCCGTGGCCGCGCTCGCGATGGCGGCCTCCCGGGTCTGGGTCGGGGTCCACTATCCGCACGACGTGGTGGCGGGCGTGGTGGTCGGCGCGCTCCTGGCGCTCGGCGCGATGACGCTGCTGAGGCGACGGCCGCAGTCCCTGACCCGGCGGATCACGGCCACCCGGCTGCGACCGCTGCTGGTGTCATGA
- a CDS encoding DedA family protein: MTTPLDLASQLAVNVLDARSLLAAFGVLGVGAVMFAETGLLIGFFLPGDSLLFTAGLLCTGGADRAVKLSLPPLLVAAAVGALAGAQCGYLLGRKAGGALLARSRSARLHEGARRAEELLERYGYAKAVVLARFVPVVRTVLNPMAGALGVPVRTFTLWQVAGGLVWSLGLTLAGYALGSSIPNVDKYLLPMVALIVVVSLLPLAAEVYRARKATRAAEAGEVRG, from the coding sequence ATGACCACACCCCTGGACCTGGCCTCCCAGCTCGCTGTCAACGTGCTGGACGCCAGGTCGCTGCTGGCCGCCTTCGGTGTGCTGGGCGTCGGCGCGGTGATGTTCGCCGAGACGGGGCTGCTGATCGGGTTCTTCCTGCCCGGCGACTCCCTGCTGTTCACGGCGGGCCTGTTGTGCACCGGCGGCGCCGACAGAGCCGTGAAGCTGTCGTTGCCGCCCCTGCTGGTCGCGGCGGCGGTGGGCGCGCTCGCCGGGGCGCAGTGCGGGTATCTGCTCGGCCGGAAGGCGGGCGGCGCGCTGCTCGCCCGCAGCCGCTCGGCCCGCCTGCACGAAGGCGCCCGGCGCGCCGAGGAGTTGCTGGAGCGGTACGGCTACGCGAAGGCGGTCGTACTGGCCCGCTTCGTGCCCGTCGTGCGGACGGTCCTGAACCCGATGGCGGGCGCTCTCGGGGTGCCGGTCCGCACGTTCACCCTGTGGCAGGTGGCCGGCGGTCTGGTGTGGAGCCTGGGGCTGACGCTCGCGGGGTACGCACTGGGTTCCTCGATCCCGAACGTCGACAAGTACCTGCTGCCCATGGTCGCCCTGATCGTGGTCGTGTCGCTGCTCCCCCTCGCCGCCGAGGTGTACCGCGCCCGCAAGGCCACCCGCGCCGCCGAGGCCGGGGAGGTGCGCGGATGA